A window of the Chondrinema litorale genome harbors these coding sequences:
- a CDS encoding IS4 family transposase — MRRYLTDLQKKIFALIHSPRSPELYRCSEKDFTRASPLSFANITKCILNLFKESVEYNIQEILPELLAPVVTGSAFTQARYKISPTFFNDLNGLTVESYMISNKRYWKEHVLLAGDGSSLNLPISDDIKDVFGVHATTSHGVDRCAARIFFMHDVLNNIVVDSRLDRMDTGEKSMLYDILETIAHMEGLFLLDRNFGYFSVLKHLMFAGRDFCVRFAVGASNFTKQVMLEEREDFIIEWRPSRKERLTCTRDEMDDSPIRVRVVKVELDTGETELLITSLLDQDEYTTDDIKGLYHLRWGVEECFKKLKPKMKIEQFGCKKAQGVLQEFYAHIFTLNMTSLVAAPAQDIIKRKTAKRRLDYKCNWKNAYRFWRKSIIDFLSCRCIDRILKILTDKIASSMTAIKPGRHFPRGTRIKQRAGVITQYNK, encoded by the coding sequence ATGAGAAGGTATCTTACGGACCTTCAAAAAAAAATCTTTGCCCTCATCCATAGCCCAAGGAGTCCTGAGCTTTACAGGTGCTCGGAAAAGGACTTTACAAGAGCTTCACCACTCAGTTTCGCCAACATAACCAAGTGTATCCTCAACCTTTTTAAGGAGTCTGTGGAGTACAATATACAAGAAATACTCCCAGAACTCTTGGCACCAGTAGTAACCGGTAGTGCCTTCACCCAGGCAAGATACAAGATATCGCCAACTTTCTTCAATGACCTCAATGGTTTGACTGTCGAGAGCTACATGATCTCGAACAAACGTTACTGGAAAGAACATGTGCTGCTCGCTGGCGATGGTAGCAGCCTGAACCTGCCCATCTCCGATGACATAAAGGACGTTTTCGGAGTGCATGCTACCACTTCCCACGGTGTGGACCGCTGCGCGGCACGGATATTCTTTATGCATGATGTGCTGAACAATATAGTCGTGGATAGCCGTTTGGACAGGATGGATACAGGAGAAAAATCCATGCTCTATGATATCCTTGAGACCATTGCCCACATGGAAGGCCTTTTCCTCTTAGATAGGAACTTCGGATATTTTTCGGTATTAAAGCATCTTATGTTTGCAGGGCGTGACTTCTGCGTACGTTTCGCTGTGGGTGCCTCCAACTTCACCAAGCAGGTGATGCTGGAGGAAAGGGAAGACTTTATCATAGAGTGGCGACCAAGTCGCAAGGAGCGGCTCACCTGCACCAGAGATGAGATGGACGATTCCCCCATAAGGGTAAGGGTGGTCAAGGTGGAACTGGATACCGGGGAGACAGAACTGCTCATCACTTCCTTGCTCGATCAAGATGAATACACCACTGATGACATCAAAGGACTCTACCATTTGAGATGGGGCGTGGAGGAATGCTTCAAGAAACTCAAACCCAAGATGAAGATAGAACAGTTCGGCTGTAAAAAAGCACAAGGTGTACTACAGGAGTTCTACGCACATATATTTACCCTCAACATGACCAGTCTAGTGGCCGCTCCTGCGCAGGATATCATAAAACGGAAAACGGCCAAGAGGCGGTTAGACTACAAGTGCAATTGGAAGAATGCCTATAGGTTCTGGCGAAAGAGTATCATAGATTTCCTCTCCTGTCGCTGTATAGATAGGATATTAAAGATACTCACCGATAAAATCGCAAGTTCGATGACAGCTATAAAGCCGGGAAGACATTTTCCAAGGGGGACAAGGATCAAGCAGCGGGCAGGTGTGATTACCCAGTACAACAAATAA
- a CDS encoding right-handed parallel beta-helix repeat-containing protein — MLGPVPENVNMLHVGLASTTKQIHITNNLIESGFEEYSGNTSGILVKIKENDIGQPGEDFLIANNTLSGYFGQGSIWLKELTNVRISNNQISHGGSRGLRLTLVNDAIIGGNLINNPNIGIQVENTCIGLIFENNIIKNSYDNGIELKTVSKEEIIQAYFYGNRVSDSQKKPLYEKGDGIYDTKYYMNEFIGNLEPSSPSINVINDRGGNNNEN; from the coding sequence TTGTTAGGACCAGTACCAGAAAACGTTAATATGTTGCATGTAGGACTCGCATCAACGACAAAACAAATACATATTACTAATAATCTAATTGAAAGCGGGTTTGAAGAATATTCAGGTAATACAAGCGGTATTTTAGTTAAAATAAAAGAGAATGATATTGGTCAACCAGGAGAAGATTTTTTAATAGCTAATAATACATTGAGTGGTTACTTTGGTCAAGGTAGTATTTGGTTAAAAGAACTAACAAATGTTAGAATTTCTAATAACCAGATATCACATGGAGGTTCTAGAGGTTTGAGGCTAACACTGGTAAATGATGCTATTATTGGTGGGAATCTCATTAATAATCCAAATATAGGTATACAGGTTGAAAATACCTGTATAGGATTGATATTTGAAAATAACATTATAAAAAATAGTTATGACAATGGAATAGAACTCAAAACTGTTTCAAAAGAAGAAATAATTCAAGCCTATTTTTATGGTAATAGGGTTTCAGATAGTCAAAAAAAACCATTATATGAGAAAGGTGATGGGATATATGATACAAAATATTATATGAATGAGTTTATAGGAAATTTAGAACCATCATCACCATCAATTAATGTAATTAATGATAGAGGGGGGAATAATAATGAAAATTAA
- a CDS encoding glycosyl hydrolase family 28-related protein has translation MKNVYNVFKRNVLRIFLELIILFFFVSCALFEEDVSPSSDDVESTINTFCSANVKDFGAVGDGQTDDTKAFKNALNSIGFGGQVCVPSGTYLISSTLSLKSNTTLSGEGFSSLIKRTRETSIFVSDSVSNVIVENLAIDFNGLEIPENANRLFANAIAFREHSKNITIRNINIFDSQSNDVCCVHAILVRQCENVWIENNLIEGGSRIKAGGIGNKLIIKNNIVTDAYDNGITIADEGTGDHIITRNYIIENNIIERAKGASIYLGDDGKDKGDPNAIKLRNPHDVKQQNLTIFR, from the coding sequence ATGAAAAACGTATACAATGTTTTTAAGAGGAATGTACTAAGAATATTCTTAGAGCTAATCATACTATTTTTCTTTGTTAGTTGTGCACTTTTTGAGGAAGATGTATCTCCTAGTTCAGATGATGTTGAATCAACAATTAATACATTTTGTTCAGCAAATGTTAAAGATTTTGGTGCAGTAGGAGATGGTCAAACTGATGATACAAAGGCTTTTAAAAATGCTTTAAATTCTATCGGATTTGGAGGTCAAGTGTGTGTACCATCTGGTACATATTTAATTAGTTCGACTTTATCATTAAAGAGTAATACTACTTTATCAGGAGAGGGATTTTCTTCACTTATAAAAAGGACTCGAGAAACGAGTATTTTTGTAAGTGATAGTGTTTCAAATGTTATAGTGGAAAATTTAGCAATAGATTTTAATGGCCTTGAAATTCCAGAAAATGCAAATAGATTATTTGCTAACGCAATAGCATTTAGAGAGCATAGCAAAAATATAACAATTAGAAATATAAATATTTTTGATAGCCAAAGTAATGATGTATGTTGTGTACATGCTATTTTAGTTAGACAATGTGAAAACGTATGGATTGAGAATAATTTAATTGAGGGAGGAAGTAGAATTAAAGCAGGAGGTATTGGAAATAAACTTATAATAAAAAATAATATAGTAACTGATGCATATGATAATGGGATAACAATTGCAGACGAGGGAACTGGTGATCATATTATTACCAGAAATTATATTATTGAAAATAATATAATTGAAAGAGCTAAAGGAGCTTCAATATATTTAGGCGATGATGGTAAGGATAAGGGCGACCCCAATGCTATTAAGTTAAGGAATCCACATGATGTGAAACAGCAAAATCTTACTATATTTAGATAA